A single window of Engraulis encrasicolus isolate BLACKSEA-1 chromosome 20, IST_EnEncr_1.0, whole genome shotgun sequence DNA harbors:
- the LOC134436819 gene encoding uncharacterized protein LOC134436819, whose amino-acid sequence MAPNDFCRLCKINLREAGPNAFRHSSDIFKKTTSISERLALLGVLVLPDVTQSARCCQRCSLVLTRLEKDLPIFRQWEQDFRDSGTSKRQRESTPTKTLRDFKKTCPNPPSPQARLSGGTTEVSGASLTAQTITQVTIKYPSQTVTRVCDPEEDPIVKFIALKKWKEAGKYIMKHKHLQDEVKDGVKRLLLQECDMLCAPKNDFMLWKCSPADLKSFSFHHLIDDLHRLAPFLLSIFTCISNGNNFAGCSAAAIALRGRKPQMAAFSYWINTILQYGGAKKSVFNRLSQLSITTCHRTATVKQHQLAHGCGADFLEFQRGMQTDKNSPAPICEDSHETCPSPYSIIMDNLDFFIHTRNQSISRSNQSIHWINHIAVKDRISTDISNIKPTVNIEQYNLCLSLPSRSTQVFLRRELTVLATRMLAKHMPVFESFQDTVVDFVIKDTTALFLAAVMEHLGLQHVTDCPESLIPQHIKEASPEDRRTWLDYLVVEVVDKYVLLPDIEEVAEAASKELSATSIQKNEFPCRMEGCSRMFTYPKSRQSHELKMHNLTMPTDATPTSHTDIDHRFEHSTARLGFGFILLDFLDAVKEGDGERLMRLYRIALLFYKAYGHTNYAYSTFLLTVQLNATFSPQVAHSVKWNRFWNNRGGMGRNIPLDLHLEHLNGFLKSFLKGLGPNLNEVSAARISRSIGVYKQMMENTDSELGISRPSGSHHIDMTNDILTLVETMQETNPFKETPGRAYAAFPGFRRQILTKLCHKALWKWMRDKVNDWRGAPL is encoded by the exons atggCACCAAACGATTTCTGCCGTTTATGTAAAATAAATCTGAGAGAAGCTGGACCCAATGCCTTTAGACATTCTTCCgacatatttaaaaaaacaacgaGCATATCGGAAAGGTTAGCGTTGTTAGGTGTGCTTGTCCTCCCTGATGTCACACAGTCAGCCAGATGCTGTCAGCGTTGCTCGTTGGTCCTTACAAGACTTGAAAAAGACTTGCCAATATTCAGACAATGGGAGCAGGACTTCCGAGACAGCGGCACTTCCAAACGGCAACGTGAGTCCACGCCTACAAAGACTCTGAGGGATTTTAAGAAGACCTGTCCAAATCCACCGAGTCCACAGGCTAGATTGTCGGGGGGAACAACCGAGGTGTCCGGTGCCAGCTTGACCGCTCAAACAATAACACAG GTAACAATCAAATATCCTTCACAAACAGTGACAAGGGTTTGCGATCCTGAAGAAGATCCCATCGTGAAATTCATAGCACTGAAGAAATGGAAAGAGGCTGGCAAGTACATCATGAAACACAAACACCTGCAGGATGAGGTCAAAGATGGGGTCAAGAGGCTGCTTCTTCAAGAATGTGACATGCTGTGCGCACCCAAGAACGATTTCATGTTGTGGAAGTGTTCACCGGCCGACCTGAAGTCATTCTCGTTCCACCATCTTATAGATGACCTCCATCGCCTTGCCCCCTTTTTGCTTTCAATTTTCACCTGCATCAGCAATGGAAACAACTTTGCAGGCTGCTCTGCTGCAGCCATTGCTTTAAGAGGCAGAAAGCCCCAAATGGCAGCGTTCTCATATTGGATAAACACCATTCTCCAGTATGGTGGAGCCAAGAAGTCTGTCTTTAATCGACTCAGCCAGTTATCCATTACCACGTGTCACCGAACAGCAACTGTAAAACAACATCAATTGGCGCATGGCTGTGGGGCAGACTTCTTAGAATTTCAACGTGGCATGCAAACAG ACAAAAACTCTCCAGCTCCCATATGTGAGGACAGCCATGAGACCTGCCCGTCACCATATTCCATTATTATGGATAATCTGGATTTTTTCATCCACACGCGGAACCAATCCATCAGCCGCAGCAACCAGAGCATACACTGGATAAACCACATTGCAGTGAAAGACCGGATATCTACAGACATCTCCAACATCAAaccaacagttaacattgagcaaTACAACCTCTGTCTATCACTGCCATCGAGGAGCACACAGGTTTTCCTGCGCCGTGAATTAACTGTCCTTGCCACTAGAATGCTAGCCAAGCATATGCCAGTGTTTGAAAGCTTTCAAGACACCGTTGT GGACTTCGTGATCAAGGACACGACTGCCTTGTTCCTGGCTGCTGTGATGGAACATCTTGGTCTCCAACACGTCACAG ACTGCCCAGAGTCCCTCATACCACAACACATCAAGGAGGCCTCTCCAGAAGACAGAAGGACCTGGCTGGACTACCTGGTTGTTGAGGTCGTGGACAAATATGTCTTGCTCCCTGACATCGAAGAGGTTGCAGAGGCTGCCAGTAAAGAACTGTCTGCTACATCCATTCAGAAGAATGAATTCCCATGTCGGATGGAGGGTTGCTCGAGAATGTTCACATACCCCAAAAGTCGACAATCCCACGAGCTAAAGATGCACAACCTGACCATGCCAACAGATGCTACGCCAACCAGCCACACAGACATTGACCACCGGTTTGAACACAGCACTGCCAGACTGGGTTTTGGCTTCATTCTGCTGGACTTCTTGGATGCAGTGAAGGAAGGGGACGGCGAAAGACTGATGCGTCTGTACAGAATTGCCCTGTTATTTTACAAGGCATATGGACACACCAACTATGCGTACAGCACATTTCTACTTACTGTGCAATTGAATGCCACCTTCTCTCCACAAGTTGCACACAGTGTAAAGTGGAACAGGTTTTGGAACAACAGAGGAGGCATGGGCAGGAACATACCACTCGATCTGCATCTGGAACACCTCAATGGGTTCCTGAAGTCATTCCTGAAGGGACTGGGACCTAACTTGAACGAGGTGTCAGCTGCAAGGATCAGCAGATCCATTGGTGTGTACAAACAGATGATGGAGAACACCGATTCGGAGCTGGGCATATCTAGGCCAAGTGGTTCCCACCACATTGATATGACGAATGACATTCTCACCTTGGTGGAGACCATGCAAGAGACAAACCCCTTCAAAGAAACGCCAGGTCGAGCATATGCTGCCTTCCCTGGCTTCCGCAGGCAGATTTTGACAAAGCTTTGTCACAAAGCACTTTGGAAGTGGATGAGAGACAAAGTGAATGATTGGCGGGGTGCCCCATTGTAG
- the LOC134435755 gene encoding putative ATP-dependent DNA helicase Q1 has translation MATLNKSFDEAVGTVLDSLGRSFVLKAEQRLALQYFVDMRTDALALLPTGFGKSLIYQLAPLVAQQMGFSPRPVVAVVSPLTALMDDQVKEATSLGISAAQLGPELERTIKSCRYQLLFGSPEAWLSPKWQDMLSTSVYWANLVGIVVDEVHLIYKWGKAAKGRTPFRASFARLGELRAIVKPETPVLALTASADLESREVVRKQLHFQNCSNIIASPNRPNIRLSVRRLKTDSLDCFDWLINNLKHRGLEMSPVIIYCRTINTVTRVYLYLKAELGDSAWVGEKVGENLLIGMYHSYTLPENKSRVLSSFSGEGTCRVTVATTALGVGLNFPNVSHVIMYGLPDDPEATLQQIGRAGRDGSPANAILYSNKQLANTDKEVKAVLEESLKGCFRKALYSRFEKEVCSVEPAHSCCTYCHTVCNCSSDGCSVPQPSFEMAKQIPPPIKRREVTLQQQGEVSELLHKYRISLIPADEHLYTNVAFCTGFSNVLIDSVLECLPIIFDLAYVMNSLPVFDTVHGQKILEIVHEVFLDFDLCEFPVLPEEKYTPPDLHFTGYFDDDDDGDLDDPKGSVGTIESGLFMMEL, from the exons ATGGCGACGCTTAACAAAAGTTTTGACGAAGCTGTTGGTACTGTGTTGGACAGTTTGGGTCGTAGCTTTGTTTTAAAGGCAGAACAGCGCTTGGCCTTGCAATATTTTGTTGATATGAGGACAGACGCATTAGCCCTTCTTCCGACCGGTTTCGGGAAAAGTTTAATCTATCAGCTGGCCCCTTTAGTCGCTCAACAGATGGGGTTCAGCCCAAGACCAGTGGTAGCAGTAGTATCCCCACTGACTGCTTTGATGGATGACCAGGTTAAGGAGGCAACATCTCTCGGGATATCTGCTGCACAGCTCGGTCCGGAGCTGGAAAGAACCATCAAGAGCTGCCGGTACCAGCTTCTCTTTGGCAGTCCCGAGGCTTGGCTAAGTCCGAAGTGGCAAGATATGCTATCTACCAGTGTTTACTGGGCCAACCTGGTTGGCATCGTCGTGGACGAAGTGCACCTGATCTATAAATG GGGGAAGGCTGCGAAAGGACGGACGCCCTTTAGGGCAAGCTTTGCGAGGTTGGGGGAACTTCGTGCAATCGTCAAACCAG aAACACCAGTACTGGCATTGACTGCATCTGCTGATCTGGAGTCAAGGGAAGTTGTGAGGAAACAACTACATTTCCAGAACTGCAGCAACATCATTGCTAGCCCCAACCGGCCCAACATCAGGCTTTCTGTGAGAAGACTTAAAACGGATTCCCTGGACTGCTTTGACTGGCTTATCAACAACCTGAAACACAGAGGGCTGGAGATGTCACCGGTGATCATATACTGCAGGACGATCAACACTGTGACCAGAGTGTATCTCTACCTCAAGGCTGAACTTGGGGATAGTGCTTGGGTGGGTGAAAAAGTAGGTGAAAACCTTTTAATTGGGATGTACCACAGTTATACTCTGCCCGAAAACAAAAGCAGGGTACTATCCTCATTTAGTGGAGAAGGCACCTGCAGGGTCACTGTGGCAACTACAGCCCTAGGAGTTGGCCTGAACTTCCCCAATGTGTCACATGTAATCATGTATGGGCTACCAGATGACCCAGAGGCCACTCTTCAGCAGATCGGAAGAGCTGGCAGAGATGGCTCTCCTGCAAATGCAATTTTGTACAGCaacaaacagttagcaaacacaGACAAGGAAGTGAAGGCAGTCCTAGAGGAAAGCCTTAAAGGGTGTTTTAGGAAAGCACTGTATTCCCGATTCGAGAAAGAGGTCTGTAGCGTTGAGCCTGCACATTCCTGCTGCACCTACTGCCACACTGTGTGCAATTGCAGTTCAGACGGTTGCTCTGTTCCACAACCAAGCTTTGAAATGGCAAAACAAATTCCACCACCAATAAAACGCAGAGAAGTCACACTGCAACAGCAGGGAGAGGTTAGCGAGCTTTTGCACAAGTACAGGATCAGTCTGATCCCAGCTGATGAGCACTTGTACACAAATGTTGCATTCTGCACAGGATTTAGCAATGTTCTGATCGATTCAGTTCTGGAATGCCTTCCTATCATTTTTGATTTGGCCTATGTCATGAACAGCCTACCGGTGTTCGACACTGTACATGGCCAGAAAATCTTAGAAATTGTTCATGAGGTCTTTCTAGATTTTGATTTGTGTGAGTTCCCAGTGTTGCCTGAAGAAAAATATACACCACCAGATCTACACTTCACTGGGtactttgatgatgatgatgatggtgatctcGATGACCCCAAAGGCTCAGTTGGCACCATCGAGTCAGGTCTGTTCATGATGGAACTCTAA